The genomic region GGGGGTCTGGGGTCTGGAcctctgggtctgagggaggagggctggggcctgGTTCCCTGGATCTGGGCTAGTGGAGAAATGGGGCACTCCTTGGGCATGGTTTGGGGGGCTGGAATCAGGTGTCCAGAGGTGCTTAGGAGGGAGGGGCGTGGTACTAGGAGTCTTAGGTTTAGGAAAGTGGCTGGAGTTCGGAATTTCTGACAGCTTTCCCCATCCTGGGGGCGGACAGAGTCGGAACTTTGGGTTCCTTGCAAGGTGGGAGCTGAGATCCCGCACCGGACTCCTGAAGTGTGGTGGAATCTGGGAAGCTAAGAGGCTGCAAGATTTCTGGTGTGGAGAGGCTGGGGCTCGCGCTATAGGGGCCGCCCCTGAGTCTGGAGTGATGGATGAAGTGCTGGGTGTGGCCGGGAGCATGGTGCGCTTTGAGAAGGCGCTAGGGGCGTTTCCTCTCCCAGCTTCGGTCTGCGGCTATGCATTCCTTAGTTCTGACCTCAGGCGGCGGCACTAGGCCCTCCGTGCGGGGTGGGCTTCTCACTTCCGAGGGGGtccccttttcctccttttattctcCTTCCTTTGTTAACCCACTTTTCTCCCGGCTGGACTGAAGGAGCTACGCccttccctgctcctcctccctgctgGCGGGGATAGTAGTCCGCTTTCTAGAACTCAAGAGTGCGCCTAGTCCCAGTTTCCTCATAACGGGTCTTGAACGGGGCACGGTAGCTAGAGGTGTCTGCTAACGTGTGGCACCTTCCAGGTATTCCGAGGCACCAAAACCCTTCTAAGGGCCTGCGTTTTACGAAGGTGTGGCTTTTGATCACCGGGCTGGATTCCAGACCTGTGTCTTGCCTGGAGCGGGGTCGGGTAGAGGAGTGGGGACGCCGGCGGGAGGGGGTAGTTTCCGCAAGAGGAACCCCGGGATCACAgcctattcttttttaaaatttaaactttgttgttggtactggggtctgaactcagggcctcacgcttgctaggcagatgcctctaccacttaagccactccgccagcccttttgtgttggttatttaagagatagggtctcaagaactatttgcgcaggctggctttgaatcgcaatcctcttgatctctgcctcctgagtagctaagattcaGATGTGATTCAAGGGCGCCCTgctgaacttatttttaaattaatgtgatGCTAGAGGTCGAACCCAAGGCCTTCCGAGTGcgattggtttttattttgaaggtactgggtttgaactcagatccttgctTTCTAGGCTGGCGCTTTACAACTCGAGCCACACACTTTCTCTCAGTCCCTTtgatggggtttgaacccaggaccttgcacgtgctaggctaACGTTGTACCACTTGGGCCACGCCCCCCAGCTCTGTCCATTTTTCTAGAGACCAggatgcagtgtgtgtgtgtgtgtgtgtgtgtgtgtgtgtgtgtgtgtgtgtccagcgtttgaactcagcacttcgcttgcaaagcaggcactctaccgctagagccacacccccagtccaatttgctctggttattttggagatggggtctcatgaattatttgacCTGGCAGGGCTCAAACCACattcctctggatctcagcctcccaagaagctaggattacaagcgttgAGTCACCGGCGCCTGCCAGAACTCACACTTTTCAAGACTCAAATTCGAGCTTCCCGCCCCCTCCTAGGACCTGGGAGACCGCCCTCTCCGGGTCCCCAGGAGAGGGGCGGGCCATCTTCTACGCGAGAGCGGGGCGGGATGGGGGGGGGTCCCCCGTACCGCCTCCCTGGCCCTGCTACATTCCAGATGGTTGGGCCGACTTAAAGCCCTTATAAGGCGCGGAGCTGCCGGGCCAGGCTGGGCCGCCCGCCACCGCCTAGGGCCCTCCCGCCGCCGTCCAGTCCCCGCGGCTCCGCTTGTCACAGCAGGGTTCTGTCACACACGCCCCTTGCAGATGGGCGGGGCGTGATCTTGGGCCTCTTTGCTTCGGGTTCAGCCCAAGCAGTGTTTAAGAAGGAGTGGGGCGGTGCTTACTTGGGGTCACCGTCCGATTCCCTTGGGGGCTCCGTGCCAAGTCAGGGTCCCAGAAGGAAGGCGCGCCGAGGCTGTGGCCTCCAGGGTTCCGGGAGAGTACAAAGTTGAAGCTGGACGCTGACTGCCTTTCTCCCTCTCAGGTGCTCTGACCACACTTTTCCAGGTGTGCGACTTAATTGGTCTGCGTAGCCCGAGCTTTCTCCTTCCGGTCCTCAGCTAAGACCGCTGGTGAGTGCGGTGGGCGCTCAGACTCCTGGGACTGAAAGAGTGGGGGTTGGAGTCTGAACCCCTGGGACTGAGGGAGGAGGGTTGGGGGCTGGGGCCTGGACTCCTAGATCCCGAGAGTGGGAGTGGAGGGACCTGGAGCTCGGTTTCCAAGGGCTAGAGTCCCAGATATTCGTGTGTCTGAGGAAGTAGTTTTGGGGAGCTGGCTCTTGTGTGGTCTGGAAGCTGTTATGGGGTAGTGTTTTTGCCTTGCTATGTGCCTGACACTGGAAGGAGGAAGTTTTATTTCCTTATGGCTGAGAACTACCTCCTGGTATTTTTAGTGGGGTCATCTGAGAGATTAGACATTTTGCAGCTTGAGGATGGACGTAACATCTGGTCCTTTCTCTGAGGCTTTGTAGTACAAAGAGGCAAAAGCTGTAGGATTTGgaagtggaaagaaagaagttagtTTTTCATGAGTCTGGGGCCTGATTTACACTGGAGGCTGAGGGCCCCTCCCGAGGTCTGACTGTTACCAGAGCCCTGGGCCATTATGTGACAAtgatataatatataaagaaatggaaTAATGAATTTACTTAGAGTTTTGGCCAAAGCTGAGGAAAGATTCTCAGTCTGCATATGCCTTGTTCATAGTAGTGACACAATTTATATAAAAGATGACACAAAGACAGGAAATATGCTTATGTAGATAGTCTTTCTCTCATCTGCAGGGCTCCTGTGGGTGACACATCCTCACTTCCAGCATGAATTTTCCTAGAGGACTCTTAATTCCTAGCTGCCTCCCCCCAAAACCCTGTGTGGCTGACTTTGAGGCCTAGAGATATCAGTGGAAGGGATTGGAGCCTCGAACAGTAGGGGTTTGGAGAGCTGAGTTTCTCAGACTTGGAGGAGCAAGCTGGCTGGGTTtctgtgtggggggggtgggggcagtggagTGGCGGGATGCCTCATTATTGGGGCAGGGGACAAGAGGAGCAAACTGTCCTGGCTGATTTTCAGTACTCTAGACCTAAATCTTGCCTAGGGCACAAATTCCTTACCTTGAGGAAGGTATGGGAGAGAACAGAGCAGTGGAGAGTTCAGAACACATTTCAGAAGGTAGAGGAGGCCAGgctatggtggctcacacctgtaatcctagctacttgggagactgagatcaggaggatacagttcaaggccagcctgggtaaatagttcacaaaaccccatttccaaaataaccagagcaaaatgagtgGTATAGCTGCTGCTTTGCAAAGTcctagttcaaacctcaatcccacccaaacagaacaaaacaaaacaaaaacagaagataGGGAAGAAAGAACACTTGGTTTTCTAGGAACTAAGAATTCtgtaagagagagaggagggagatggGAAGTCAGAAGCTCTGTTCAGATATAACAATGTAAGCACGTGGAAGTTGACTCTTGGGTGTGTGGAGGCTGAAAATGGCTAGGTCACTGttaggtgaaagaaggaagtttgcTTACAGGGCCTGGAGTACAGAGTCCTATGTCACTGAAGAGAGGAAGTGGAGCAAGGGGAGCAGGGTTTTAGAGTCTGCAGAAGACAGGCCTCTGGTCCtgatgtgtgtggtggtggtggtggggcagggaggaaggaggcaggaTTCATTGACCACAGTGTTAAGTGGGTGGGTTGCTGGAGAGAAGGAGGGCAGGGAGGTCAGCTTTGGATTTCTGGaataggaaggagaaagagagctCTAGAATCCTGGGTTCTGTGTGGACAGGTATTGGATAAGCCTAGAACCTGGATTGATACACTCATCCCTGTATGTGCTGAAGTATCCTGAATTACAAACTAGAAAGTCCACATTCTGAGGACCCCCTCTCCAGAGCACAAAGTAATTTGTCCCTGGAGAGGCAAAGAGTAGGCACCTGAATTCCCATGTCCAGGACCTTATTGAGACACTGTCTTTTGCCTTTTCCCAGCCATGCCTGTGACAGTAACACGCACAACCATCACGACTACAACATCCTCAAGCCTGGGATCCTCTACCATCGTGGGATCCCCTCGGGCACTGACCCAGCCTCTGGGCCTCCTCCGCCTGCTGCAGCTGCTGTCCACTTGTGTGGCTTTCTCCCTGGTGGCCAGTGTGGGCGCCTGGACGGGGCCCATGGGTAACTGGTCCATGTTCACCTGGTGCTTCTGCTTCGCCGTGACCCTCATCATCCTCATCGTGGAGTTAGGTGGGCTTCAGGCCCGCTTCCCCCTGTCCTGGCGCAACTTCCCCATCACCTATGCCTGTTATGCTGCCCTCTTCTGCCTGTCGGCCTCCATCATCTACCCCACCACCTATGTGCAGTTTATGTCTCACGGCCGTTCCCGGGACCACGCCATTGCTGCCACCACCTTCTCCTGCATTGCGTGTGTGGCTTATGCCACCGAAGTGGCCTGGACTCGGGCAAGGCCCGGCGAGATCACTGGCTACATGGCCACTGTGCCGGGGCTGCTCAAGGTGCTGGAAACCTTCGTTGCCTGTGTCATCTTTGCCTTCATCAGCGACCCCAATCTGTACCAGCGTGAGTCGGCCCTGGAGTGGTGTGTGGCAGTGTATGCCATCTGCTTCATCCTGGCGGCTGTGGCCATCTTACTGAACCTGGGGGACTGCACCAACATGCTGCCCATCCCCTTCCCCAGTTTCCTGTCAGGCCTGGCCTTGCTGTCTGTCCTTATGTATGCCACTGCCCTTGTCCTCTGGCCTCTCTACCAATTCAATGAGAGATATGGTGGTCAGCCCCGACGATCGAGGGATGTGAGCTGTGCTTACAGACACCCTCACTCTGTGTGTCCCTGGGACCGCCGACTGGCTGTGGCCATCTTGACGGCTGTCAACTTGCTGGCGTACTTGGCTGACCTGGTATACTCTGCCCGCCTGGTATTTGTCAAGGTCTAAGACTCACAGGGGCTCCCGTGTCCTTCTTCCCAACCACTTCATTCTTCTCACCTCAGTTTTCAGTACTGagtccttctctcccttttcttacttgaattcactcttctttgtattttccaCCTGATTCATTGtgctgtttttctgatttctttttctcttgttatGTCCTTCCCTTCCTGTTTGGTTGCTCACATCCTGTTTTGCCTCTGAGCTGTATCTCCACACCTGGCCTCTTATCTTTTCTTCCCAAAATCTCTGATCTGGTTTTCTCATCTGCCTGTTTCCTGACCACATCTTCCTATTTCCTCGGGAGCCCTGAAATGTCTTGTTGcgtcttcccccaccccacctccaaaGGTGCTGGCTCCACACATCCACGCCCCTTTGCAACTTTTCATGCCATGGTTCTCCCTGTCTAGGAGCCTTGTTGCCAAAGCATGCCTGCCTGCCCTAGCTGTGCcttagttttgtgtgtgtgtgtatgtgtgtgtgtgtgtgtgtgtattggggtaAGGGGGTGGGCAGCTAGGGGTTGGTGCCCTTTCTCTCAGTAGAGGAGGGTATATGGCGCACCTCccctttaagtttaaaaaaaaaaaatctctggaggTCAATAATTCCCAGTGGGTGGGAGGCTTTAAGCACAGACCATGGGTCCCTAGACCCCAGCCTGGCACTTAGCCTTGCCTGAACTTGACTCTAGAATTTTTGTCAGGCTTACCAAAAAACCCACTGCCTAGAGGCCACCCTAAATGAAGCAAGGGGTGGATCCTTTCATCCCAACTCTTATCTCTTctatcaaaaaaaaccaaaaaaaaaaagagccagtcAAAGAACCATATGGTCTTGAAGACAACTCTGTGAAGTATTTGTGAGGGTCAGTTATGTGGCCCTCCAGCCTCAGTGTTAAAAATAACATAGCCTGCTTTGGCaaggatgaaaagaaaatggCCTCTGCCGGCCTTAAAGGCAAAAttaggctgtttttttttttttccccctctctcttttttctttttcctggtcaTGAGGGTGAAGATTACTAAATAGCCCTGTTTTtcaaggaagaattttttttgtttttgggctgggaggagggggagataGAGATTACTGTTGCCATAGCCAGAGGAATAGCAATGCTTGAGTGTGTGCTGCACTGCATGTGTGTCTCTGTGCTAGTTGCTCTTTGCTGCTGCTTCCTGCTTCTCTGGGACTCACATGCATAAcatgatatatataaatatataaatatatattttatttttttttaactccctgGAGCTTTTGATTCTGATAGCTCCTGCTGTCATAGCAGCCTtgtccctccccccactcccacatccataatgtgttttttttttttaaacctcaatataaagataaaacaagaacTTGTGCTTTCCTTATTATGGGGAGGACTCCAGAGAGGGGTTCCTCAGACAGATTCCTCAGTCTAATGAGAAGAGAGAGGGTTGGGGTCAAGGCAACCTTGGTCTCAAAAAACACTtgttgagctgggtgccagtggctcacacctgtaatcgtggctactcaggaggcagatcaggaggatcacggttcgaagccagcccaggcaaatagttcttaagatcctatctcaaaaaaagggctggtggagtggctcaaggtgtaggctctgagttcaaattccattactgcaaaaacaaagaaaatactagTTGATTCTGTTCTAAACTATTCTCTCAAGCCAAGAGGGCTGAGTGGGACAGAAATGAATTTTTGCCTGGTGGGAGTCTTACAAGCACCTCAGAAAGGAGGTGTGTCAAAATCAACTCTTTCCTGGTTTCCCAGGGCTGCAAAGCCAAGCACTTGTGCTAAGTTTC from Castor canadensis chromosome 16, mCasCan1.hap1v2, whole genome shotgun sequence harbors:
- the Myadm gene encoding myeloid-associated differentiation marker, coding for MPVTVTRTTITTTTSSSLGSSTIVGSPRALTQPLGLLRLLQLLSTCVAFSLVASVGAWTGPMGNWSMFTWCFCFAVTLIILIVELGGLQARFPLSWRNFPITYACYAALFCLSASIIYPTTYVQFMSHGRSRDHAIAATTFSCIACVAYATEVAWTRARPGEITGYMATVPGLLKVLETFVACVIFAFISDPNLYQRESALEWCVAVYAICFILAAVAILLNLGDCTNMLPIPFPSFLSGLALLSVLMYATALVLWPLYQFNERYGGQPRRSRDVSCAYRHPHSVCPWDRRLAVAILTAVNLLAYLADLVYSARLVFVKV